From Streptomyces sp. 6-11-2, one genomic window encodes:
- a CDS encoding helix-turn-helix domain-containing protein codes for MIRLGLEIESRPSELPYIERVWRSRSEDVSRMTSIATSHWELVFWEHHGQVQAAVLGPEPKACLAPVPKDATFFGISFALGTSMPHIPISRLVGGSAEIPDVTPHSVWLKGSAWHPPDYDNAEAFVRRMVREGIVDCDPIVPAMLDGATLDVSERTLQRRLVAATGLTWGAIRQIRRAREAAVLIQEGAPAQDVVHRLGYFDQPHLARSLARYIGRTATRLSAPDRAEPLSLLYKTSVSMPA; via the coding sequence ATGATCCGGTTGGGTCTGGAGATCGAGAGCCGGCCGTCGGAGCTGCCGTACATCGAGCGGGTGTGGCGCAGCCGTAGCGAAGACGTGAGCCGGATGACGTCGATCGCGACATCGCACTGGGAGCTCGTCTTCTGGGAGCACCACGGTCAGGTCCAGGCGGCCGTACTGGGCCCGGAGCCCAAGGCCTGCCTGGCCCCCGTCCCCAAGGACGCCACGTTCTTCGGCATCAGCTTTGCCCTCGGCACCTCGATGCCGCACATACCGATCAGCCGGCTCGTGGGCGGTAGCGCGGAGATACCCGACGTGACGCCGCACTCCGTCTGGCTGAAGGGCTCCGCTTGGCACCCGCCCGATTACGACAACGCGGAGGCGTTCGTGCGGCGCATGGTGCGTGAGGGCATCGTGGACTGCGACCCGATCGTGCCCGCCATGCTCGACGGCGCCACCCTCGACGTCTCCGAGCGCACCCTCCAGCGGCGCCTTGTCGCGGCGACGGGCCTCACCTGGGGCGCCATCCGGCAGATCCGACGCGCCCGCGAGGCGGCGGTACTGATCCAGGAGGGTGCGCCGGCCCAGGACGTCGTGCACCGGCTGGGCTACTTCGACCAGCCGCATCTGGCGCGGTCCCTGGCCCGGTACATCGGCCGGACCGCCACTCGGCTGAGCGCTCCGGACAGGGCGGAGCCCCTGTCGCTTCTGTACAAGACCTCAGTCTCGATGCCCGCATAG
- a CDS encoding dihydrofolate reductase family protein translates to MRKVVSGLFVSLDGVAQSPNEWQFAFDEEMGAALGETLETADTILLGRVTFTEWAGYWPTVTSGEDVGFAKWINDSPKYVVSSTLDSVEDWANSTLINGDLAAAIEELKASEGKDITVAGSPTLVRSLLEQDLLDELVLLIHPVVAGEGRKKLFADDANLKKLQLVSARPTSSGVIIATYRPTR, encoded by the coding sequence ATGCGCAAGGTCGTTTCGGGTCTGTTCGTCTCGCTCGACGGTGTCGCCCAGTCGCCGAACGAGTGGCAGTTCGCTTTTGACGAGGAGATGGGCGCGGCGCTCGGGGAGACGCTGGAGACGGCCGACACGATTCTGCTGGGCCGGGTGACCTTCACCGAGTGGGCCGGGTACTGGCCGACGGTGACCAGCGGCGAGGATGTCGGCTTCGCCAAGTGGATCAACGATTCTCCCAAGTACGTCGTCTCCTCCACGCTGGACAGTGTCGAGGACTGGGCGAACAGCACGCTCATCAACGGCGATCTGGCGGCCGCGATCGAGGAGCTCAAGGCGAGCGAGGGCAAGGACATCACCGTCGCGGGCAGCCCGACGCTGGTGCGTTCGCTGCTGGAGCAGGACCTGCTGGACGAACTGGTACTGCTGATTCACCCGGTGGTGGCCGGCGAGGGCCGCAAGAAGCTGTTCGCCGACGATGCCAACCTGAAGAAGTTGCAGCTGGTGAGCGCCCGGCCGACCAGCAGCGGAGTGATCATCGCGACCTACCGTCCGACGCGCTGA